The DNA sequence TGGCTTTATGTGCATTGAATGCTCACGAAGTATCTATACCTGAGCCCACCGCCCAACATACCTAACAGGAGGAATGTCAGCATGTCCGAATTGCTCCATTTTTTGAAGGAAAATCAAGCGAGTATCTTAGCCGATGTGGAACGAGTCGTCAAAGCCGAATCTCCTACGCAAGACAAGCAAGCTGTTGACCACTGTGGAGAGGTGTTTCAATCACTTTTTGCGGAACATTTGGGCATCACCGCCGAAGTGATCCCTATGGAAATCACAGGAAACCATCTGCGTTTTACATATGGGGAGGGAGACGAGCAAATTCTCATTCTTGGCCATATGGACACCGTATGGGACATTGGCAGACTCTCCTATCGAGTAGAAGGTAACAAAGCGTATGGACCAGGCATCTTGGACATGAAAAGCGGCATCATCCAGGCGATTTGGGCGGTAAAAGCATGCAAAGAGCTAGGGATTGCTCTGCAGAAAAAAGTCGTCTTCCTCTGCACGAGTGACGAAGAGACAGGCAGCGCAAGCTCTCGAACCTACATTGAACAGGAAGCCCTGAAAAGCTCTGTCGTCCTCGTTGTTGAGCCGGCCGTTGCAAATACGGGGGCATTAAAGACCTCGCGCAAAGGGGTCGGGCACTTTAGCATGACCATCAAAGGAAAAGCCTCCCACGCGGGCAATCACCACGAGGAAGGCATCAGCGCTGTTGAAG is a window from the Brevibacillus choshinensis genome containing:
- a CDS encoding M20 family metallopeptidase, which translates into the protein MSELLHFLKENQASILADVERVVKAESPTQDKQAVDHCGEVFQSLFAEHLGITAEVIPMEITGNHLRFTYGEGDEQILILGHMDTVWDIGRLSYRVEGNKAYGPGILDMKSGIIQAIWAVKACKELGIALQKKVVFLCTSDEETGSASSRTYIEQEALKSSVVLVVEPAVANTGALKTSRKGVGHFSMTIKGKASHAGNHHEEGISAVEEMAHQILYLQSLTDYSKGTTINVGIASGGNRSNVVAENAHLEIDVRINRLSEAERISSLITNAAPHLEGTTLHVTGDVNRPPMERTDQTEKLFHLATACGDELGMALSEAHVGGGSDGNFTAALGIPTLDGLGAMGDGPHAEYEHILIDQLSVRAALLASLMTRM